A genomic window from Thermodesulfobacteriota bacterium includes:
- a CDS encoding pilus assembly protein PilP, which produces MRLRIPKGSSRSKIEILLLSIVLFFSFILINSETKSQSTDSLPKNIGRNRNVNESQKATSEKKSEIKNEKVKYQYSVTGKRDPFKPFISKATVGKSKKKGDHLTPLQRYSFNQLKLIGIIWRDDKNISAAMVEDTEGKGYVLKKGTLIGENNGRVINILKDRIIIREEYRNYHGKTKTRTASLKLRNAEEGETP; this is translated from the coding sequence GTGCGACTAAGAATACCAAAGGGAAGTAGTCGTTCTAAGATTGAAATACTACTTCTTTCCATTGTCCTGTTTTTTTCGTTTATTTTAATAAACTCAGAGACTAAATCCCAATCAACCGATTCCCTTCCCAAAAATATTGGTAGGAATAGGAACGTCAATGAATCTCAAAAAGCAACATCTGAGAAAAAAAGTGAGATTAAGAATGAAAAGGTTAAATACCAATACAGTGTTACCGGAAAGAGGGATCCTTTCAAACCGTTTATCTCCAAAGCTACAGTGGGTAAAAGCAAGAAAAAAGGTGACCATCTCACCCCACTTCAGAGATACAGTTTTAATCAGTTAAAGCTCATCGGAATCATATGGAGGGATGATAAAAATATCTCTGCTGCTATGGTTGAGGACACTGAAGGCAAAGGATATGTGTTAAAGAAAGGGACCCTTATAGGTGAAAATAATGGAAGGGTTATTAATATACTGAAGGACAGGATAATAATAAGAGAAGAGTACCGTAATTATCACGGAAAGACCAAAACCAGAACGGCTTCTCTCAAACTCCGTAACGCTGAAGAAGGAGAAACACCATGA
- the pilQ gene encoding type IV pilus secretin PilQ yields the protein MKYPGNIVCNNPNIQRKKRVRGLMFFSMVISTFLIFACSPKSLQIKSETIKSEESLASKIQRLEISQEADRTKLTIQGLGAMSYTVFKLADPPKIVVDIPNADLGKLTGTIEAGNGIIDNINITKFDNKTGTVGRIEIALNKMADYEVAKDANRLVLYIKKPTDPELTSVDKTKAKEGGTVEGIDFRQITGKSQIIISTSSKARYNLSRVAKDTLVLELVEMDIPKKLREVMEIKEINSAVRLIKPNQTISSGKNTAKIDITLRTMVPYHIIQEENRIYLEFNQPQKALHKETASAPPVSAVPRTEVEAAMRAGETRNSEEGFQTEKAEKMTPAVELTPVEGGVKGKYTGKRVSMDFKDADIRNLFRLIAEVSNLNIVFGDEVKGKVTIRMVDVPWDQALDVILDTNNLGMIRAGNIIRIAPYEKIAKEEHSLIEKKKGTQEVEELVTETIRINYAVAKDILPHIQNKLSKRGKASADERTNSILITDIKGIVSEAKKIIRELDTPTPQVLIEARIVQSNPTFTRELGVQWGGTYSRGVSSGTYTVSGTAGSNYAINLPSSLTHGGLGFGLVNSSATLDLKLTAMEKDEKVKIISRPKIITMDNKKAKIEQGVALPYPKMSSEGTVSTEFKMATLLLEVTPHITPDGSIIMKVLAKKDQKSSQTGYGGEPGIDTRSAETEVIVKDGDTTVIGGIYESTQTDAISGVPFLSNIPILGWLFKSKYKKDEVTELLIFLTPTIVKQKPVN from the coding sequence ATGAAGTATCCAGGGAATATTGTTTGCAATAATCCCAATATCCAACGAAAAAAGCGGGTAAGGGGGTTGATGTTTTTCTCCATGGTAATATCCACCTTCCTGATTTTTGCGTGCTCTCCCAAAAGCCTTCAGATTAAATCAGAGACTATCAAATCGGAAGAGAGTTTGGCATCTAAAATCCAGAGGTTAGAAATTTCACAAGAGGCGGACAGAACTAAACTTACTATCCAGGGACTTGGCGCTATGTCATATACAGTGTTCAAGTTAGCCGATCCTCCTAAGATAGTTGTTGATATACCTAACGCTGATTTGGGGAAACTGACAGGAACTATAGAAGCAGGCAATGGTATTATAGACAATATAAACATTACAAAGTTTGATAATAAAACCGGGACAGTTGGCAGAATAGAGATTGCTCTGAATAAAATGGCAGATTATGAAGTGGCTAAGGATGCCAATAGACTCGTTCTCTATATAAAGAAACCCACAGATCCAGAATTAACCTCTGTCGATAAAACAAAAGCTAAAGAAGGGGGAACAGTTGAAGGCATAGATTTCAGGCAGATAACAGGAAAGTCTCAGATTATAATATCCACATCCAGTAAAGCCCGATATAATCTTTCCAGGGTGGCTAAGGATACACTGGTTCTGGAATTGGTTGAAATGGATATCCCGAAAAAACTCCGGGAAGTCATGGAGATTAAAGAAATTAACAGTGCTGTAAGACTAATTAAACCTAATCAAACCATAAGTTCAGGCAAAAATACTGCTAAGATTGATATAACATTGAGAACTATGGTACCATATCATATTATTCAGGAGGAAAACAGAATATATCTCGAATTCAATCAGCCCCAGAAGGCATTACATAAAGAGACAGCTTCCGCTCCGCCTGTATCTGCTGTACCAAGGACAGAGGTTGAAGCAGCTATGAGGGCAGGAGAAACCCGGAACTCTGAAGAAGGGTTTCAGACAGAAAAAGCTGAAAAGATGACACCTGCTGTGGAGTTAACCCCTGTGGAAGGGGGTGTAAAGGGAAAATATACTGGCAAAAGGGTCTCAATGGACTTTAAGGATGCAGATATAAGGAATCTCTTTCGGCTGATAGCCGAGGTTAGTAACCTGAACATAGTTTTCGGAGACGAAGTTAAAGGCAAGGTTACAATCAGAATGGTTGATGTCCCGTGGGATCAGGCGCTGGATGTCATTCTGGACACCAATAATCTGGGAATGATCAGGGCAGGAAATATTATCAGGATTGCCCCTTATGAAAAAATCGCCAAGGAAGAACATTCCCTGATAGAAAAAAAGAAAGGAACACAAGAGGTTGAAGAATTAGTTACAGAGACAATCCGTATAAACTATGCTGTGGCTAAAGACATTTTGCCCCATATACAGAACAAGTTATCTAAAAGGGGGAAAGCCTCTGCTGATGAAAGGACAAATTCTATACTCATCACCGACATTAAAGGGATTGTAAGCGAAGCAAAAAAGATAATAAGGGAGTTGGATACTCCAACCCCCCAGGTACTGATCGAGGCAAGAATAGTACAGAGCAATCCGACATTTACAAGAGAACTTGGCGTTCAATGGGGTGGAACATATTCAAGAGGTGTTTCATCGGGCACTTATACTGTTTCAGGAACAGCAGGCAGCAATTATGCTATAAATCTCCCCTCCAGTTTAACCCATGGAGGATTGGGGTTCGGTCTTGTAAATTCTTCAGCAACACTGGATTTAAAGCTAACAGCGATGGAAAAGGACGAAAAGGTAAAGATTATATCAAGACCAAAGATCATTACCATGGATAACAAAAAGGCGAAGATAGAACAAGGGGTAGCCCTTCCTTACCCTAAAATGAGCTCAGAAGGGACAGTATCAACGGAATTCAAAATGGCTACCCTGTTACTGGAAGTTACCCCCCACATCACACCGGATGGAAGTATTATAATGAAGGTCTTGGCAAAGAAAGATCAGAAATCTTCTCAAACAGGATATGGTGGAGAACCAGGCATAGATACCAGGAGCGCAGAAACAGAGGTTATTGTGAAAGACGGGGATACTACGGTAATCGGTGGAATTTATGAAAGTACGCAGACTGATGCAATAAGCGGCGTCCCGTTCTTATCAAATATTCCCATCCTTGGGTGGCTGTTTAAGAGCAAATACAAAAAGGACGAGGTAACCGAACTTCTGATATTCCTTACCCCCACTATTGTCAAGCAAAAACCCGTCAACTAA